Below is a genomic region from Papilio machaon chromosome 11, ilPapMach1.1, whole genome shotgun sequence.
aagataattttaagttgAATTAATCTTCTTCCAGccagaatttatttataccttcACCATTGCGTTTAGCCTCGTATTGTAAGACTTTTTTTATGAGGGAAcaagaaactttatttttataaatattaattatgatgttactaatttattttgaacataTCTTTGTAAACctaattatgaaattttctctattatataattatttgaagctttttaaaagaaagtacGTAGTACGTACGAAAGTACGTTTAGTAAGAAAGCATTTATCAATCAAATAGGCTTGTTTTAGCGTCTAGTTCAATCTATTAGGATACTATGCGACTGCGATAGTATGCGTATGATGTCCTTACTCCGAGAAGTAATCATAATTGAGGACTGATtaacattgattttaaattgagAAAGTAATTGCTTTAATAGCTTGGATATTAGAGACAATAAAGAGTAAGGTTTACTACAAATTGTCCATAGTCAGTTTAAAAATAGCGAAATTATCTGCCATCATCGAGCCAAGGCTCCCACTAGACATAAGAAGactagtgaaaaaaaattcttatgtaAGTCTAGGTAGTGAATGTCCTCTAATTTTCCTACTGTCGATAATTATAAGAGTGTGATTACAAATGTCTTCGCTTGATTAAATGTTTAGTGTTATGGCTTCGGGGTTGCATCCAGTCTTTTTCGTCCAGCCTTTTTggacttttttataaaatatttttaaaatcttcttCTTGACATCTTTTCGTtttgacgtttttttttatatcttcttGTTCGCATTTTTATGTTGtgtctattatattaaatttattgtaaaattcataatgaaagtttaaacattCCGCATCATTCATTTGGCCATCCAGTTTTTAGTAATTATACTTTGGTATGTGTAGTCATGTTTACAGAGCAACTGGATGTTTATAAGATAATCATCTctgaaaaattacaacaagcacataatgttatattgtaaaacagcttgattatttgaatttataaagatGGTTCTGTACCGCAGATTCTGCCACCATATCTAAACATCTGGAAACTTTCTACAGTCCGCAATGCTATACAGtgcacattaataaaaaaatcatttaaaatttacattggATACTTTTATTGACTTATGATCTATAATTCTcttcaaattcaaaatgtatttatgaaatgaaacaaaatcaaAGTGATAAAGATTGCGCCAGTATAATTATAGCATGAACAAAATGTGAAAGACTTTTCTGGATTGAATAGGATTTGTTTCTTtctatgtaattataaaaagaggAAACTCTTGTAAAAAAGGATCCCACTCTCAGTCGGTGACCGCTCACGATGCCCACCAACACTCCTGCTCCTTTTTCGTTAGGATCACCGGTCCCATTGCAAACTAATGGACCACCAGAATCACCCTAAAATTACCACATATTTATTGAATGGGGCATTTGAATTGGTACATTGGAATCAAGAGTAGGTACGCTTCTGAGCGACGTGCCAAGtgaatatattaaacttttcaATATTCACAATGTCATTACCACACATTCCTTGATGTCTTTAGCTGAACTTTtgcatattaaatttgttaatttaaatggcAGGTTaagttaaatagtaaaaataaatgtggCTAAAACTCACTACTTGCCTTTCCAACATCTGTAACCACACTAGAAGTACAGACAAAATGGCGCATATTCCTAAAATGTTTACGGTTACATACACTCCTAGGCACAATTTCCAGATGTGCCAGAAGTAACTTTTCTGACTTAGCctgaaatataatacaaataaggTACATTTCAATATccttattaaaacataattgaaatgtttatctagtaattaatgtatttatttatttactttcttaaattattattgaatttgaaattttcatcgcattaaaataaaaatagcctGAGTTACTCCTGTACCTTCACCGCATCAGGTACCTTCCAGTAAAattcccgtcaaaatcagttCAACTGGAGAGTACCAGAACCAAACGAAGATTTACAGAAgaagagacagacagacaaagaTTTTCAAAgttgaattttcattttaagtaacgcaaatacatcatgtgtacaaaatatattttttattacatacaaacaatcCAATGTCCACTATAATACTCGTAGTACTGACTGGCGTAGCTCTTGCGCAAAATCATATTGTCATCTAACTcatttgttttgataaaaacaGAGAAAACAATATGCGTCAATCCAAATGTCCCGACGGTGGAATTTCACGGTAAGAGTATGTAACTACAAAACAATTCAGAAACAGTGAGTTAACGGGTAACTTACCTTGCCGACGGATACAATTTGACCATAGCCAGAAACCAGACACTTGCCTTTGTAGTCGGCGTACTGCTTCGCGTAGGGAATAGGGCCCACATTGCTATTGTATATGAAATCTTCCAAAAGGAACTGGCAGGAAAtacataaagattttttttttttttcaattatttttacattaacattattatacatCCTcacattatatttgatttaaaatctagacgtatttttgtaaaatccaAATGCATGATGCAAGATGCATGATTCgggaaatataattttttttgatgttACGTACAGACACTAcgattttatgaattttatattgatagAAGATCATCTGTCATTTTATGaacaagaaattattttaaattataatctgtAGTTAACAGATTAGTTAACATTTACtagtattgaaaatattaaaactttgttttgaATGGAAAAACAAAACCAATTTATGTGGAATAATAAGTGCGGACATTTTTCCGCTATTGCTAGctgatttaatttgtaactgAGTTCTAACGATttgaaaaaatcaataaaacgtAATTTACTATTACATATTGTACGCGTTACGTTCTGATTAGCTCACTAATTATAGCGCTTAAGCACAAAAAAGTTTTCTGGTGGTCTGTTACAAAAGTAACcactgatttatttatatttacatatcgacgctggaaagcataaacgctgtaacccttgaaatcgaatatgtttttcacattttaataatttcaaccattatataacgataatgattttattatagattagcacaaactacacaacattgctaaataccgcatgcttgtaggcgtatcagctcacgagttatcattttttggctctcctgtaaagttcatactttcggggttacagcgtttacgctttccagcgtcgatatgatAGATATGAACGGTTATcggaaaaataaaagaacataTTAGGGAATTCGAAAAACAATCCAGACACATATTTACGAGTATCTCTTACTGCAGCCATACATCTGCTCAAGATTCAATTCAACTATTCGTCTCATTGCATAACATTCTATTttctttcaatgtttttaGCACTTAGGGTTTAATAAAGATCTGTCTTTTGgcatttgatattaatagCCAAGGTATATTATCGTAAAActgatacaaaataaaattgcatacCACAAGTGCAATGTCGTCTTTTGGGAAATTGTAAGTTTTTGGGTAGATTGCTTCCTTTAGTGCTCTCCATTGGCCCTCATCTGTATTGTCTGTTGTTGGTCTCTGGCCGCTATTCTTAAGTGTTCCGGCAACTGCGTACTTGTTGAACAATTTTTGTTGATCTATGCGTCTATAAAAAACCGTTAACCtccttcaaactttcgtgtactaatttgttttgatttcgAAGTGGTAACCAATGATAACCAGAGTTGGTATAAGGTATCACAAATGATCACATCATCCAtatcatttaaacaaaatcataTTCGTAAGTAATTTAAGcgcattaattttattctaatagGAGAAAGAAAGATAGGAGCGTCACACTTAACCttcattttttcatttgttgaTTGCAAATTGGTGaataggtatatatatatttatatgttaacgTTTGTTGGAGATGATAGGAATATTAAAACGAACCCAACTTTTACGAAGATCCTGACACACATGCTCATGTCTGGGACGAAGCAATGTGCAGCGGAGAGCACTTTGTTAGGAGCTACTATTGTTCCGCCGCAGAACGTCATGTACGTTTGTCTTGTGCGAGAGGAGAGCGCTTTGAATCCAACCTTAcatgaaaataactttaatttcagtgagaaaaattttgattttcaagCTGATTATGAGTAACTTCTATCACTTCCTTCAATTTATGTcttgtataaatatgtagggtaattttttttttagaggttaaaattaatacttctTAAACATGCAGGAGGAGAATATGCTGTTTAGCCTACCTGATACGGGACATCCCCGAGCTTGGCCGGCCAGCCATTGACAACACGAGGGTAGAAATCTTCGTAGactacagttttatttttttccaataaacatttatcgacAATGGCGAAGAAGACGAGAAACACAAATTGATTTACAAACATTAACACATCAAAATTTatctaaaagaaaatgtaaattgaCGTTGACATTGCTTGGCCAAAATTTGAAAGACTTTTGACAACAAGAAACATTCTCTATTTTTACAATCGATTCTAGATTGACAAATACTAGTGACCTCTATATACcttttatatctatacaaCGATATCTATGACAAATACGAAACTATATCATTTGCCCGTGGTTTCACGCAGATTTAAATTTTCGGCATTTTAACCAATGATAGAACTTTGAAGGCTTCCAGCGGGTCGAGCGTTCATCAACCACATTTATTTGGTATGAAGAATTTACACATTACTTTAGAAAGTGATGAAGTTGTTTAGGTCATCGTAGTTGCAAAGCTGCAGCAGGAAACCTTATGACATGGATTTACTGCACATTGATCCACTGGAATGATTGGAATCTGAATGGATTATATCCATTATAATCCATTTGTAGGACATCAAACTGTAGCAACCGGCGGATTAAACCAGCCGTACGAAAGGAAATAAAGCCATTTACGGATTAACTTATAGGATTAATGAGGGAAAGATTAAATCCGCAAAGATTATTCATGTAGGAAAAATCCTCTCACTGCACTAATCGCTTCTGACGTCTGACTCGagagtttaaattattaatgcatCCATAAACTCAAAATACGTCTTCTAAAAATTATAGCAACATTATTTTCATCTTCTTACATTCCCAAGtaatcaaagaaatatttgtgaaatgtcatttttgtcaggcaaaaacttttaataaatttacaaattattgatattacaGAAATGCTTTGGTGATAAGATAAACTTCTATAATatgttctttaaattaatagtttaatttacataatgtataaATGAGGGGAATACGGTGTAAACGCACCTTAACTGTAatcattgttttattgatgttttttgAACAATATACGTGCAAATTGGAGCCTTTTGTTGAAGTTGTCACAACTAACGGTACTTTCAACTTTATTGTAAGTACCCAATATGCAATGCCAAATACTTAAGTATTTGGTAACAATCCATACTGTGGGAACACCTacgaatgttttgtttagtaatCCTCCGaacaaaatcttaaatattaatattcacaCAATTCATTCAAACTGTCTCTCTTTCTAGTGTCTTGAACTATAAGTCATATTTAAGAGtgtaaatatactaaaatagtGTGAAAACCTTTATACTCTGctttcctttttctttataaagtagaaagtataagaattaaagaaaacgcTCCgagaattaaatgttttcttaattattaattaacattttttaaggaTATATTGAATGAGAATAAGAAATACCAGGCTATTCAGGACTTTTGCCCTTTGAAGATAGTAGGTGGTAAGGCAGTCAGCAGTGCTTTGGTGCCTTATCAGGTAAATTAAACTTACCTCTTTACAAAACTCATTTAATTTCGTAACCTTTAGACATTTCACATTGCTGTTGATTCATAATTCCTAACAGTGTGACTagagaaatttataataactgtAGGTTATTATCTGAATAGTAGAAAAAGGTGtattagttattattacttatttttcagGTTTATTGCATTACACATTCCTACGCGTAACAATACAATAGTCAATAGCTCTATAAATCAActcatttataattcaatatgaCTACGACAAAAACTCACTACACCGAATGTGTATGAATCGTGACCGATTACATAGTTAAgacaaagtttttttctataagaAAGGTCTAGCGATCATAACATGTAATAATATTCTATTACTTGAAATTCTTAAATTCGCAACAAAATAGAGCTATTTTTCACCTATCTACAATATCCAGATGCTGGCATTTATGGAATACTAGCTGtaacccacgactccgtctgcgcggaattaaaaaaaaaacttaataagtagcctatgtgttcttccagactatgttctagtGGGTATCCCTTAATAGTATTGAGCTTATTAGCTTAAtcgatttataaatagtgtgaaataaatttatggcTTCAGTTTTCttgactttgttatttttatttaacgttttgttgatcattatttttttcaggtaGCTTTAAGAAAACCACATTATATTGGAATGTATTGGGACTCTTTTTGTGGTGGTTCACTCGTCACTTATAAATATGTGCTCACCGCCGCTCACTGTATTGTTTCCGATAAGTAAGTGTACAGTAACAAAAATGCGACAATGATACACAAAGTTTTCACCACCGAAATACccgtacaaaaatatgtttataaaaaagtagagctaaaaatatatacttttttgtattaatataacgTTTCCACACAAACAATTTGCATAGAGTTATTTAAACGCCCTTGAAATTGGGTCATTTATACATTTGCGTTTCATGCGTTGCGTTTATAAGTGTCGAACAGAAAGCTACATCTCcctgttttttaatttatttatcatcttaaaatatattcatatctGTATTTTGatgattacaatttatttagtttattaactGTTTGTTTCTTCGCTGCctctcattaaaatataattgcatacagattaaaattaatagcgAGTGATATTCGAGTGGTCGCGGGCTCCGCGCTGTCAGGTTCGATGTTCCTCGCCATGTATTTCGAGAACTGGCGCAGCGTCGAGCATTACTACATACATATGAACTACCATACAACATTCCTGGAAAATGACATTGCTCTACTTAACGTAagttacaattttcttttcgtTTCTATCGAACATATCACCTAACCTAATCTGTTCTTCCTAACAAATAGATGCTGACATTCTGTTTAGTTGTACGTTGAACGTCTCTTCAACTTTATGTTCcatacatttctttatttccaTCCACATCCGTTTTATCTGAGTAGAGTTAACAACAGATGTTAATAATGATAGATGACTTCTATCAAGTCCACTTATTgtcttaagtaaaaaaatccatGCATTAACATAGGATAAAGATTATCTTCAAACTACAACTCTGAGCAGGTgttctttttagccgacttcaaaaagaaggaggttatcaattcgactgtatttttttttttttttttttttttttatgtgtgttaccgcgaaactccgcccctggtggtccgattttgatgaaaaatattttaatcgaaaggaagtgcttgcaggtgggtcccatttttttgtttttttttttaaataactagaagactagtagattttgaatatagcttcaaaatttgttgcgaacattagggacatttttgctttcagcgcttacgtaggctaaactataggacctacataaaaatgatgtatggcgaattgtagctctttaaatgtgctaaataaaagtccgcgatagcatatatctatcttttatagttttctcacaataaccatttttttcttcagaaacatcaattaaattcatgccctatttccgacgctattattcgagttcagtattaacccttatgtaaataaacatgttcattatcaagagaatttaatgtagattatatttgcaattgaaactatatcattctgcctaatagtttaggagatatcgtaagaataaaattacccggaaacgaaaaatgctacacgaaaagcacaattttgctttctgggcttacgtaggtcaaactatatgacttacataaaaatgatgtatggagtaattatagatccttaaatttgctaaataacagtcttcggtggcatatatctatcatctatggatgtctcacaaaaccatgttattgtgaacaaacttcgattaaaatgcacacgaaaaacagcgtcgtaagcttacggcgctattatattatattcgatatgaatccttatccaaataaatatgttttatggctagagtattaaatgcagattacattagcctttaaactatgtaattctgatcaatagtttgggagatattaaataattaaaaactacgcgcattcgaaaaatgctagtgcggcgcgcggctggacaaaattaaaggcacgctacgatgtattagttcggtaattttcaatttgtataccgattttgataattatttcattgtttaaaggataagtggttatctgctgcattctaaattagtttttgaattgaagtacacacatatcaaataggaaagtccttttctttatttgtcttatttatgtctttatatgtattaaggaaatttgtaattgaacttcaaattcactaaaaattgtgaaataaaacaaaaattttaagaaaaaaaaatagccgacttcaaaaaaaaaacaatctcaaacaaaatgcactcaaaagtaacctaaaaaaaaaacaatttccaacaaaatgcattcaaaagtaacataaaaaaacaatttcaaacaaaatgcactcaaaagtaacctaaaaaaaccaatttcaaacaaaatgcactcaaaagtaacataaaaaaacaatttcaaacaaaatgcactaaaaagagacaaaataatgtcatgaaaactctctaaactctagtagttagaagtaggggctcagttttccgcaactccacgataagcgcgtattttgcgtgtctctaaactctaaagaaagttctcttctttcttgtaacatgtctatattgtataattattgttattttggagtcggtttcggcctaagtagggacataaacgtaagtatgtctaatacatctcaaatacaaaatgtcacctatttacttcggccgacaccgactgcgaaataacaataattatacaatatagacatgttacaagaaagaagagaactttctttagagtttagagacacgcaaaatacgcgcttatcgtggagttgcggaaaactgagcccctacttctaactactagagtttagagagttttcatgacattattttgtctctttttagtgcattttgtttgaaattgtttttttatgttacttttgagtgcattttgtttgaaattggtttttttaggttacttttgagtgcattttgtttgaaattgtttttttatgttacttttgaatgcattttgttggaaattgttttttttttaggttacttttgagtgcattttgtttgagattgttttttttttgaagtcggctattttttataatagtaacaTTCAGGATAGTTTAAAAACAGAACAAGAAttcttatttaacattattatcggcaaagatgaaatatttatcattgcTCATatgaaatttagaaaatataataagtttaaCTGTGAAAGATCTCTGTCATAGTTTAAGCACTTTCATTATAATGTTTCTGTTGTCGTAAAGAAAGGAATTACtcatttaaaactatactGATGGATTGATGATAACACCAAAATAAGTTTGCTTTTGCGAAGCGATtgagttttgattgttttatattttttcagttgCAAAAGCCATTTATCAAATCAATTGCGGTAAGACCTATACGCCTACACACCGAAgatttaaatgtgaatatcGACGTCGGCTCCAAATGTATGATTTCTGGTTTCGGTACCAAAGAAAATGTAAGTATAGTTATTGGTAGGAATTACGATGACTGAAGGATCCTGCTTCAAGTTGAATTGATATTTTACTGAGTTTTGGGATGTATATAGTTCCTAATCAAAGtcatttaagataatattgaTAATCAATACGAACTAAACCGTAACCCATGCATGACAAAATGTAGGTCTTATTCCAAGAGAACTAAGTTTAGTCTGGCATGCCCGCATTTGTACTGAGACTGGTTTCAAGTCATGTCAAAAAAAATTCAGCATCTGTATCTAATGACTTTATCAGAATGAACCGTCAGCAGAGTTGAGAATGGTGTGCATACCAATTTTGCCAACCACGAAATGCGAAGAGACGTATGGTATGGCGTATCAACGTGATTTCTACTGGTGCGTCGGCGCTAAAGGGAAGGACAGTTGTCAAGTAAGTAGGAACCCTGAGGATTTTGTACCAACTTATGTGATTAGGCCTGATGAGAAAAGAAAATGCCAAGAAGATAAATCATATTCTATAACTAGtgcattaaatataatttgaggTGTGTAAAAGTTAATGACTTAACtacggaataaaacaaatttttgccAAAGGGGGAAGAGACGTATAATGCGAGTTGACCGATTACCAAAATCTTAATCCTATGACGGTTACCTTAAAGTTAAGCCGTTGCTCATCATAAAGTGGTAGGCGCATAGCACAACGACGAAGTGGCGCGAACAGTGTGTCTTAGTAAAGTATGATTAACAGATATAATTGGGCCCAATATATGGCTACATTTATACACAAGTAGTAGAtcaattaatgtttataatttgtatctGGATCACACATTATCCCAGCGCTTCTGTTCTTCAAGTCAGAAATGCTGGCAATCATCTGCTTCAATTCGGCCGTTGTGGGCACATTTTTCACCAATAAATTCGCGGTATTTGGTTCTTCGATTGAATGCATATTTTGCGGGTGCTTTTCGTACACAACGTAATAGTTATCATTGATAAGACGAAAAATGGCTTGCCTTTTGATTTCGtcattacatttacattttaattccaaGGCTGGTGCAACTTCTTCTATATTCTCAACTACTAAAGTTGGCATTACTATTGAACGAGCTGGTGTATCCGTTGGTCCTTTTTCTGATGTTATCAAATCTGCTGTTTGATTCCCACATGTGCATGCATTCTCTTTTTTCACAGTCATGGTATATTTGTCACATATAGGGTATGTTACTACGTTCGGAAATGTGACTATCGGTAGCCATTCCCCCATAAACTTCTCTATTGATGTTAATTCCGCGGCActgaacaaaaataataaaataattctccACATGTTTATACTTTGGAAGACTATTtgtaactgtattaaaaatggccagtttcatttataaataatttatggtATGATAATTATAGGGTCAATAACCAAATAGTTTAGATAAGTCATGTTTACATAAATGATGTTCATTGTTTAACAATCGATTATATATTACCACAGATATAATTAACAACACTTTAATgggttataattataatattattattttgataatattgtaGCAAGTAGTTCCTGTTTGtacattgtaaattaaaatttagttattaagttatattaaaaatttaattttaaaagtaagtaaataatgtacaaattgttaatattcTAGACTTCATTCGAGACCAGAAttagtgatttttaattaggtaCATTTGAGAAATGTCTAAACATCTATGTTACTCCTTGAAATGAGTTATATAcggttgattttttttcttaatttcattattgtttatatagaattttaatacCTTATTGGAAGAGATTTTAGGTTCAGacaatttagattattttttctttactatATTTCTCTAGGGTGATTCCGGAGGTCCCCTTGTGTGCTACGGAGTTCAAGTTGGCATCGTGTCGTGGGGTAGCGACTGCGGGATGTACCCTGGAGTTTATACACGGATTTTGCCACTGACCAAACAGCAATATGTGCCGTTTATACAAAAAGACGCTATTTGTATACGTCTGAATGTTGCGACTatgcttgtttgttttttaataacactgtattttgttttttaataaagatcgTATGCATTTCGTTAcatattattcttttaatttgcaaatttgtttatatagaaaatagtgCCATCTATTGGGAGTTTCGAACACGCGTATGACATAATGTTTGTGCTTCAAGTTAATGTTCGTTAAGTTTGCTTTTATTAGAAGATGTCACtggttgtttttatttagttgaagagtttttttaattgtttttatcaacTTAACCTTTGTAATACAAATAAGATTTGCCATTCAGAAAgcttaataatcttaaattttttatagctagtttatataaagataaataaattgttattgggTCACAAATTTGAACGTAAAAGTACGACAAAAACGTCTTACCTATTGCACTCAacgcttaattaaaaattgaaaacctacaaataaacttaaatctcATGAGTAAGAAAATAGATTGctcagaaaattatttatgaaactaAGATTTCAGTATTCTAAGACCCGTCTTGCGAAGAAAGTTATTTCCGCGTTGATGTAATCTTGGAATTAGTTATAAGTCGATCTCAGACGTCTGCTTGCATTATATATCAAGAGTTTCATTACCGCCTAGGTACCTCTCTGCTGGGCCCCGACGGTGCGGACGTGAAGGCGGCGCCCGGAACTCGCTCCATAAATTATAACTTCCGCTAGTTTAGAGATGGATGCCTCTAATGCGTATCACACTATAGGAAATTTGCTGGAAAACTATTCTATTCACTATTTAGTAATTTACCTACGATTACTATAGAAATGAGTTGACGAGAATGTGACGTGATAGTGATCCAGGTAGGGACCTGAACTCGAATTCACCCGCTGTTGAGACATGGCAAGACTCGCTGCGACGCGGCGCCGGCGACCGCGACGTCACGACCGACGTCACGACCGGCGGCACCAACGAGCGAACGGCGGTCGACGGCGACGACACTCGCCACCTCGGACTCCACCGGCAACGGACTACTCTTCTGAACTAGCCTTGACCCGAACTTTCAGTGCGATTTAAGAAGGCGATACAACCGGCCCTTTCATACAGTCCACTTATCCTCGTAACAATAACATTGGTCCTTTAGGATTCTCACCGTCTTAATTTTCGAAATCGTCGAAATAACGGTCACCGCAATGTTCAACGTCGAGTCTCTGCGCACTTCAAAACGCGGTCTTCAGCTATAGAAGATCTTCGGGAGCCTTCATCGTCGTCAAGATCATCATCCTGCCGAAGAAACTTCGCCCGGCAACCGCGCGCGCTCGAGAACAAAGTAGTCGACGGAACGCCGGACTTCGGACCAACCCGCTGAATCTGCGAGTCATCGTCAAGAAAAGGAGAAGATTGCATCAGCAAGGATTCACTGGTGGATGGTTTGGTCACTCGTGAGTTCGTTCCAATTATTCCTTCTATCTTTTCCTTtcttttaatcttaaattccctaaaacagtttttttttttttttgagtgg
It encodes:
- the LOC106719584 gene encoding chymotrypsin-1-like; translation: MFVNQFVFLVFFAIVDKCLLEKNKTVVYEDFYPRVVNGWPAKLGDVPYQVGFKALSSRTRQTYMTFCGGTIVAPNKVLSAAHCFVPDMSMCVRIFVKVGRIDQQKLFNKYAVAGTLKNSGQRPTTDNTDEGQWRALKEAIYPKTYNFPKDDIALVFLLEDFIYNSNVGPIPYAKQYADYKGKCLVSGYGQIVSVGKAKSEKLLLAHLEIVPRSVCNRKHFRNMRHFVCTSSVVTDVGKGDSGGPLVCNGTGDPNEKGAGVLVGIVSGHRLRVGSFFTRVSSFYNYIERNKSYSIQKSLSHFVHAIIILAQSLSL
- the LOC106719585 gene encoding trypsin-2, which translates into the protein MYWDSFCGGSLVTYKYVLTAAHCIVSDKLKLIASDIRVVAGSALSGSMFLAMYFENWRSVEHYYIHMNYHTTFLENDIALLNLQKPFIKSIAVRPIRLHTEDLNVNIDVGSKCMISGFGTKENNEPSAELRMVCIPILPTTKCEETYGMAYQRDFYWCVGAKGKDSCQGDSGGPLVCYGVQVGIVSWGSDCGMYPGVYTRILPLTKQQYVPFIQKDAICIRLNVATMLVCFDPGRDLNSNSPAVETWQDSLRRGAGDRDVTTDVTTGGTNERTAVDGDDTRHLGLHRQRTTLLN
- the LOC123721393 gene encoding uncharacterized protein LOC123721393, which produces MWRIILLFLFSAAELTSIEKFMGEWLPIVTFPNVVTYPICDKYTMTVKKENACTCGNQTADLITSEKGPTDTPARSIVMPTLVVENIEEVAPALELKCKCNDEIKRQAIFRLINDNYYVVYEKHPQNMHSIEEPNTANLLVKNVPTTAELKQMIASISDLKNRSAGIMCDPDTNYKH